ctcttctctccctcaccaCGAGGACACAGAAGGCACCAtatacaagccaaggagagaggccttggGAGAAACCAGACCTGCcaacactttgatcttggacttctagcctccagaattgtgggGGGAAAAAGTCTATTGTTTAAGTTAAGTAACCTGTGCCCTTTTCTTCAGCAGCCCCTGCAGACTGATCCAATTGCCCATCTCTGCCCCAGACCCATGGCAGAGGCAATGTCCAAGGCATATTTTATACAGATAGGACTTCTCTTTCCCATGTCATAtcagccagaagggaatggttcTGAATATGTGTCCCACGATGCCTTCAAACCCAAAGTGTATCCCTGGGACTGGCCAGCTGTAAGAAAGCCCATTGTGAGGTCATCATCCCACCCTGTCCAGAACCCCGCAGATGGAGACGCGCACTCTCAAACAAACACACTTGAGGAGCCACTATGCCTCACTTTGCAAGCCCTCTTTTAAGAAACATCATTATCAGAAGCCCATTCGATAGCATCATGAGGAAGCAGTACCTCCAATATTTGAAAACTCTGAGAACGCTGCAATATGATGGGTTTAAGACTGTATATTTTGGAGAGACAGATATCCCTGAAAGTCTTGTGACTGGAGAAGACCTTAGGGACAAGTATTTCATGCAAAGCCCGACCTGGTATATTGTGCATGCCGGTGGCAGCCAAGGATGGGTGCCTTGGAAATACCGGGTGTTTCTAAGAGATGAGTTAGGTGTCCAACGAGAAGAGAGCCTCTTCCTTGAGTTCTGTGATGTGGCGAAGAAGGCCTACGGGAAGTGTGTCATTGTGCTCAAGGACAGAAGgtggcaggaagagaggagaacaaaggaagacaagaaGTCTGAGGCCCAGGCCCACGTGCCACCAGTCGTTAATTTAATGAGTGTCGCGTGTTGTCCTGAGGTGGCCAAGTCCTATGGTCATGAACTACTCACTCTGCCTTTCCATTACAATTACCTGAACCCTTTAGACTCAGCCTGGTCTTCTCTGAAATGGTTTATCATTAACAACAGAAAGGAGTTTTGTCTGCAGTCTATTGACAGTGTCTACTCTTACCAGTATATGCTTTTCAGTGACTTAATTAGCAAAGGGATTGAAAGGATAAGCCCAGGCAAATGGAGGATGCTCATTAACAAAGTATGGAGATGGGAGAACTACTATCTCAGTAAATGTCCTTAAGGGGGACTCCTCCAACCTGCAGTATGGTCTTTCTCTACCAATTCCCTTGGGCTTGACTCTGGACCATGGTGGCTGAAGATTCTCTGACAGAGACCTCATGGGGGTGCTGCGAGGACTGAGGTTCCCAAGGGTGCTGGCAAAGTGCTTCAGGATCATTACAGCTTCTTGGTAAAGTAGGTGTTTTGACTCCCATCTTGTGAAGGCGACTTGGAGGGCTAGGTCTGTGGGAGGATTGCTAGCCCAGCTCAAAGGAGCTTGGTGAGCAAGGGTGAGCAAAGATAAAGAGTGTGTGGTCAAAATTTAGGTCTCAGGAAAAAAGGGAATCAGGTGTGCAGTCCCCCCCTAAAGTTGAAATTAAGGAGCGTGCCAACCAGTGTCAGCTTCAGCCACCCAAACAACCCGCAGTGCGCAAGCACCATCAGCGGGAGGTGAGGTCCAGATGGGGCTGAACAGGTTCTCGCCTCCCACTGTTCCAAAGCAGGGGGGCGGGGAGTGAGCGAGAGGCATCCAGGGAGGCGAAACCCCAGCCAGATGCTCCCAGGCAAGTGGGCGGTCCCAGTCAGGACCCGGGAAAGCTGCGACAGTGACTGGTTCCAGTGGGGCTTGGTGGGTGAAGAAGTGGAGTGAACAGGGGTCCGCACAACCCACTTGTCCAGTTCATCTCTCTTCCCAAATCCAAGGATCCCAACAGGAGGTCACTGGACTCTTGCATGGACTTGCGTCAGGGCTCTGACAGTGGAGCCACCGTACCCAcagctggggctgctgctcaaGCAGGTTGAGAGGATGGGGtggtatttttcacttttatagaGAAAGCTCTGCCTCCTATTAACCAAGAAGTTCACCCTTATTTATATATGTTCAGGCAGTAATTTTATAATAGCAGTAATTATACCGGCATgtgtcaaatattacttatgaaAACATCTACCCAAGTCCTAACAGACTTCAAGGCATGTTAGATGGGGAGGCCAGGTCCTGACAGCCCAGCCCAGGTGTCAGGTTCTCTGCTTGTCTTcctgccctgcctccctcctgcacCTCTCTGGATTATTAAGAAGTGCTGTGAAACAAGATGGTCAATGCTGTTTGGTAACTAAGTGGTGAAGGGCTGCAATGTCTTGTTGTTATGCATTTTATCTGGGGATGAGTCACACCTACAAAGCCAACCCCTGGGAACCAGGAAGCAGGCAGTTTCAATTGCTGCTCATCCCACTTGACAGCCAGCAGCGCTGTTAGTGTCTTTGGGCCCCTGTCACAAACTGCCACATACCTGGTGGCCTAAACAATGGAAACTTACTCTCTCCAAGTTCTAGAGGCCTGCAGCCCAACATCAGTGCCACTGAGTCAaaaccaaggtgtcagcagggccacgcTCCCTctggagcaggggttgggaacctttttggctgagagagccatgaacaccacatattttaaaatgtaattccgtgagagccatacaacaacccgtatACGttttgcattatccaataaaaatttggtgttgtcccggaggacagctgtgattggctccagccacctgcaaccatgaatatgagtggtaggaaatgaatggattgtaatacatgggaatgttttatatttttaacgttattatttttttttattaaagatttgtctacaagccagatgcagccatcaaaagagccacatctggctcgcgagccataggttcccgacccctgctctggaggctCTTGGAGGACCCATTCCTGCGTCTccagctgctgggggggggggggaatgccaCGCCCCTTGGCTTATGGCAGCATCACTCCGATCTCTGTCCCCTTGACCACATCACTTTCTCCTCTTGCGTCTCAAACTCCCTCTGCCTTGTTCATGTGAGGACACTTGTGATTGCGGTTAGGCCCCCCACCTGACCCCAGGTACTCCAGAATCACCTTCTCATCTCAAAGCCTTTAACTTAATCATGTCTGCaaaggttccagggattaggattgAGATGCTGTTGGGGACCACTATTCAGCCGACCGCAGGAATACACCCCACAGGAATGCACCCCTCCCCGCCCAGCCCTGGGCAGTCACCCTGCTGAAACAAGTCCTGTGTGGGGTGTGCTTGTGTGGCCTTTTCCACCTCCCGTTTCATGTATGTTTTAGAACATAAATCAATTGAGAACAAGTAGTAAGACTCAAGCCTCCTTGGTGATGTCACTGCACGGGCACTGCAGGTCCCAGGAGGGGTGGCCTGAGTCTGGGCACAAGGGTTTTGCCTCGACATCACACTCATTGTGCACCTACCTACCCGACGTTCTGTAGTAAAAAGCCCTAACAGCTACACATGCTtaactcatttgatcctcatCAAGGCCTGTGATGTAGCAACCACTATCATCTCCATCTTTCAGATGGGGTAAGCTGAGGCACACAGAGATTATGTAACCTGCTCCAGTGTGGGGGACTAAGGCCTCACACCCAGAGTCACACTTAGAGTTACTGCCCACTCTGCCACTACTAACAAGAAGCTCACTGAATCCTCAGAACAGCCCCATCAGGTGTGGCCGACCATCCTCCCATTTTACAAACGACATTTAGTGGTCCCTCGGGCCAGCCCGATTCCAGATCCCACGTGCCCTGCACCATGCCTGGCTTAGTCGCCCAAGCCCTTTCTCCTTTTCGCCCCTATGGTTCACGTGGCGTTAGGTTCACCTCTGACACCACACCAGACAGCCACCAACAGGACACCTCGACAAAAATGTATTTCAGCACAAAACTGAACAAGAGGCAAAATACCTTCTAAACACATGAATTtgcaatgagagaaaaaaaaatgaaaggtttttAGATTCTCTGATGAACAAAGTAAATCAAAACgagatatttttgtttgaaaaccAAAATCAGCTCTAATAGCATGAGGTTCAGGTTTTCTATTCCTTTGCAGCCATATTAGTTCTGAGAAAAGCAAGCCGGGGAGGAGAGCACCCCACAACTAGAGGTCAGAGGAGTGTGTCTGTGCGGTTCACTCACACGACATCGCATTCACTGCTGAGAAAGCTGCTCCTTACTCGGCAGGGGGCTTCCAGCAGAAAGCAGTGCCTGGTGCACGGGGCTCTGGGAGTCAGATGGGCCGAGACAGAATCTTGAATTTCCACTTATTAACTGAgagactttggacaagttactttgCTTCCCTGTAACAACTTGTAGACAAGGGCTGAGGGCTTTAAAATGCTTGGCACACGCCACTTGACCATGCCGGGCATGCGAAGTGATGGTCTTGCTAGAGTCCAGGCTCGGCAAGTGCGTCCAGTGAGACCTGGTATGTATCACTGACCTCATTTCCCTTTCTGCTAAGGGAATCCTCCCTTTATCACCAGGCGTAAGAGGAGACACAGCTTGAGAGAGTTTGTCAAAGGAAACTTAGTTCTTTAGGACCATCTGCAGTGACAATCAATGGTACTGAGGTTTCTCAGGTCAGTGCACAGGGAGGGTGGTGAGTTCAGCCCAAAATCCCTTTAGGAGCAGCTGAAACGGTGGGTGACAATGACAGTGACCCCGTGCGTGTGGGCATGTCCCCTAGAACAGACCTCACGTCGTTGGGGGCGACATTATCCTTCCAATGAACACCCAGCCAATCTGGCCCTTGCCGTCACCAACAACCACATCCACCCGCTTGCCACGGctgggctgggggacctcagaggTGATGGCAGGTGCTGCCCTGGAAGGGCCCAGAGGTGAGTGGGCCAGTGGAGCCTGAGGCCATGGCTCTGGCCTTGCCTGCCTGAGAAGGTCCAGGCTCAGCCGGGTCAGCAGAGCCTCACCTGGCCAATCAGGCTGTCGCCCACCCAGGCACACACGTTCGTTTCACCATTTTACAAATACAAGCTTTTGGCTCAGACAAGCGCCCTGGCCCAGCAGTGTGCATTAGGCTCAATGAACAAGTGAAACAGGCTGGTGGCCTATACCAGGCTAGGCTGTTAGCATGGAGACCTAACCACAGAGCTTTAAACAAAATAGAAGGTTCATCCCACACCCACAAGAAGTGGCAGTTCAGGGCTAATACGCAAGTCATTTCATTGTCCAAAATGGCTGTGCAGTAAGACTCTGCATGCTGACCTCCACCCTTCATGAGTGCATCCGCCCCCCACCTCAGTGAAAACAGGCAAATGGGCCAGGTGCtggcaggaggaaggggagaaacaaGTATAAGGAGGGAGAAGGTCAGAGGGCGGATGGGTAGGTGAGGGGAGCAGTGGAGGCTTCCTGCCCATAGCACTGGCCACTGCTGCAACCCAGCCCTCTGGAGGCGGGCCCTACGGAGGGCCTGGGTTTGTAGAATATCCACTCTCACAgcacgtgtgtgtgcacgtgcaggTGTGagtgtgagacagacagacagacacacacacacccctttggCCTATTCCAAAGACCAGAGACACCCTTTTTacaaaggtattttattttactaaagaaaatactggttcttttaaaagcttGTAACAGTTCACATCATTTTAAGTTAAAGCTGTGGACTAGAAGTTTATCTCCTGATACATCACTCTGCAATTAAGAATTTCTtctggcctagcgtgcggaggacccaggttcgattcccggccagggcacacaggagaagcgcccatttgcttctccacacctccgccgcgctttcctctctgtctctctcttcccctcccgcagccaaggctccattggagcaaagatggcccgggcgctggggatggctctgtggcctctgcctcaggcgctagagtggctctggtcgcaacatggcgacgcccaggatgggcagagcatcgccccctggtgggcagagcgtcgccccatggtgggcatgccgggtggatcccggtcgggcgcatgcgggagtctgtctgactgtctctccctgtttccagcttcagaaaaattaaaaaaaaaaaaaaaaa
The DNA window shown above is from Saccopteryx bilineata isolate mSacBil1 chromosome 2, mSacBil1_pri_phased_curated, whole genome shotgun sequence and carries:
- the C2H21orf140 gene encoding uncharacterized protein C21orf140 homolog; translation: MPHFASPLLRNIIIRSPFDSIMRKQYLQYLKTLRTLQYDGFKTVYFGETDIPESLVTGEDLRDKYFMQSPTWYIVHAGGSQGWVPWKYRVFLRDELGVQREESLFLEFCDVAKKAYGKCVIVLKDRRWQEERRTKEDKKSEAQAHVPPVVNLMSVACCPEVAKSYGHELLTLPFHYNYLNPLDSAWSSLKWFIINNRKEFCLQSIDSVYSYQYMLFSDLISKGIERISPGKWRMLINKVWRWENYYLSKCP